The genomic DNA TAGAAAAGACATTTAGTCTTTTCCTTTTTTAAGAAATCGCTATTTTTCGATTTTTTCCGGTGCCGGGTGTTGTTTTTGACAAAATAACTTCCAAAATTCCGTTTTGAAAAACCGCATGGATCTGTTTGTTAATGATTGAACAAGGAAATTCCATTTTGCGGGTACGGGTATGATGGTTATAGGCCTCTTGATTGGGTTTGTGATTTGCAGAAATAGTAAGCACATTGTCCTCCACATACACGCTTAAATGGGACCGCTCATAACCGGGGAGAAGTGCTTCAACAATAAT from Bacillus methanolicus MGA3 includes the following:
- a CDS encoding Hsp20/alpha crystallin family protein, which encodes MADKNVQPFDIKAMEKWLENFFLDPLTSYMDEIAFRVDIFETETEIIVEALLPGYERSHLSVYVEDNVLTISANHKPNQEAYNHHTRTRKMEFPCSIINKQIHAVFQNGILEVILSKTTPGTGKNRKIAIS